The Desmonostoc muscorum LEGE 12446 genome includes a region encoding these proteins:
- a CDS encoding RNA polymerase sigma factor SigF, translating into MPTTVTNELKHEIWQLLREYQQSRSENIRNQLVKLNFGLVRKEAHYWTNQCHETYDDLLQVGCLGLIRAIERFELSKGHAFSSYALPYIRGEIQHYLRDKGVTVRIPRRWLALQQQAIGVSRSWRETHNRQPTDSELAAALKISPNEWQEIKLAWVNRAPLSLDVPIQDGEEGSTCLGELVPDPHYRSFQLAQEDQLRLQQALVQLEQRTRDVLECVFLQDLTQKQVAEHLGISVVTVSRRVKKGLDLMKQLMGVAED; encoded by the coding sequence ATGCCTACCACAGTCACCAATGAACTAAAGCACGAAATTTGGCAGTTGTTACGAGAATATCAGCAATCTCGCTCCGAAAATATTCGTAATCAACTGGTAAAACTCAATTTTGGACTTGTGAGAAAAGAAGCTCACTACTGGACAAATCAATGTCATGAAACCTATGATGATTTGCTCCAAGTTGGATGTTTGGGTTTAATTAGGGCTATTGAAAGATTTGAACTTTCTAAGGGACATGCCTTCAGTTCCTATGCTCTTCCCTATATTCGGGGTGAAATTCAACACTATCTCCGAGATAAAGGCGTCACCGTGCGAATTCCTCGCAGATGGTTAGCACTGCAACAGCAAGCAATAGGAGTTTCACGTTCTTGGCGTGAAACACATAATCGCCAGCCAACAGATTCGGAATTAGCAGCAGCACTGAAAATTTCTCCAAACGAATGGCAAGAAATTAAATTAGCATGGGTAAATCGCGCTCCCTTGAGTTTAGATGTGCCAATCCAGGATGGTGAAGAAGGCTCTACTTGTTTGGGAGAATTAGTTCCAGATCCTCACTATCGCAGCTTTCAATTAGCACAAGAAGACCAACTTCGGTTGCAACAAGCATTAGTTCAGCTAGAACAACGCACCCGCGATGTTTTGGAATGTGTGTTTTTGCAAGATTTGACACAAAAACAAGTTGCAGAACATCTGGGTATCAGTGTAGTAACAGTTTCCCGTCGAGTTAAAAAAGGCCTAGATTTGATGAAACAACTCATGGGTGTAGCAGAGGATTAA
- the glyA gene encoding serine hydroxymethyltransferase: MTKTNSDFLTSSDPAIAELINDELGRQRDHLELIASENFTSAAVLAAQGSVLTNKYAEGLPGKRYYGGCEFIDKIEQLAIDRAKQLFGAAHANVQPHSGAQANFAVFLTLLEPGDKIMGMDLSHGGHLTHGSPVNVSGKWFQVSHYGVSQQTEQLDYDQIRELALRERPKLLICGYSAYPRVIDFEKFRSIADEVGAYLLADIAHIAGLVASGLHPDPIPHCHVVTTTTHKTLRGPRSGLILTGDAELGKKLDKSVFPGSQGGPLEHVIAAKAVAFGEALKPEFKAYSAQVIENARALAKQLQNRGLKLVSDGTDNHLMLVDLRSIGMTGKRADQLVSTVNITANKNTVPFDPQSPFVTSGLRLGSPAMTTRGLGVAEFTEIANIIADRLLSPDSEEVTQDCKRRVAVLCDRFPLYPHLEIPLPALV, encoded by the coding sequence GTGACTAAGACTAATTCAGATTTTCTCACCTCCAGCGATCCGGCGATCGCGGAGTTAATCAACGACGAACTAGGGCGTCAGCGAGACCATTTGGAGTTGATCGCTAGTGAAAACTTTACCTCCGCCGCTGTACTAGCGGCTCAAGGTTCGGTACTGACAAATAAATACGCCGAGGGATTACCTGGTAAACGCTACTATGGCGGTTGTGAGTTTATCGACAAAATCGAGCAACTGGCGATCGACCGTGCTAAACAATTGTTTGGTGCTGCTCATGCCAATGTGCAACCCCATTCTGGCGCACAAGCGAATTTTGCTGTGTTTCTGACCCTGCTGGAACCAGGAGACAAAATTATGGGGATGGATTTGTCTCATGGTGGACATCTCACCCACGGTTCCCCTGTAAATGTCTCAGGTAAGTGGTTCCAAGTTAGCCACTACGGTGTCAGCCAACAAACAGAACAACTTGACTATGACCAAATTCGGGAGCTGGCGCTAAGGGAGCGTCCTAAGCTGCTGATTTGTGGTTATTCGGCTTATCCCCGTGTAATTGATTTTGAAAAATTCCGTAGTATTGCTGATGAAGTCGGCGCTTACTTACTGGCTGATATCGCCCATATTGCCGGTTTAGTTGCCAGTGGTCTTCATCCAGACCCGATTCCTCATTGTCATGTGGTAACAACAACTACCCATAAAACTCTACGCGGTCCCAGAAGTGGTTTAATTTTAACTGGCGACGCAGAACTCGGTAAAAAGCTAGATAAATCCGTTTTTCCTGGTAGCCAGGGCGGGCCATTAGAACATGTGATTGCTGCTAAAGCAGTAGCTTTTGGAGAAGCCCTCAAGCCAGAGTTTAAAGCTTATTCTGCTCAAGTGATTGAAAATGCTCGTGCTTTGGCAAAACAATTACAAAATCGCGGCTTAAAGCTAGTGTCTGATGGCACTGATAACCATTTAATGCTAGTGGATTTACGTTCCATTGGCATGACGGGTAAGCGAGCAGATCAGCTAGTCAGCACAGTAAATATTACTGCTAACAAAAATACTGTTCCCTTCGATCCGCAGTCGCCATTTGTGACCAGTGGTCTGAGGTTAGGTTCCCCGGCAATGACAACACGGGGCTTAGGAGTAGCAGAATTTACTGAGATTGCCAATATTATTGCTGATCGCCTGCTTTCCCCAGATTCCGAGGAAGTCACCCAAGATTGTAAACGACGGGTGGCTGTATTGTGCGATCGCTTCCCCTTATACCCTCACCTGGAAATTCCTTTACCAGCTCTAGTTTAG
- a CDS encoding competence/damage-inducible protein A: protein MSAEIICVGTELLLGDILNGNAQFLAQQLAQLGIPHYYQTVVGDNPERLKQVIEIAISRAQILIFTGGLGPTPDDLTCETIADFFQAPLVEHPEIIEDITQKFAQRGRVMSPSNRKQALIPQGAEILPNPTGTAPGIIWQPRPEITIFTFPGVPSEMHPMWKETAVPFLKSQGWGKEAIYSRSLKFWGIGESALAEKVASYLNLPNPTVAPYAGKGEVRLRISAKANSEAAAEALIAPIEKQIKEIAGLDFYGINDDTPASVVGELLRASKETLSVAESCTGGGLGQMLTEISGSSDYFWGGIISYDNSVKVRLLGVNQEDLDKFGAVSATVAEQMAIGVKTRLSTTWGLSITGIAGPAGGTDTKPVGLVYVGLAGPKDEVASFEYHFGTVRGRALIRHVSANAALDNLRRRLLNR, encoded by the coding sequence ATGAGTGCAGAAATTATTTGTGTTGGTACAGAATTGCTATTAGGAGATATCCTCAACGGCAATGCTCAATTTTTAGCGCAACAATTAGCCCAGTTAGGTATTCCCCATTACTATCAAACCGTGGTTGGGGATAATCCAGAACGGTTGAAGCAAGTTATAGAAATTGCTATTTCCAGAGCGCAAATTCTCATTTTCACTGGTGGTCTTGGCCCTACCCCAGATGACCTCACTTGTGAAACTATCGCCGATTTCTTTCAAGCCCCCTTGGTAGAACACCCGGAAATTATCGAAGACATAACCCAGAAATTCGCCCAACGCGGTCGGGTGATGTCACCAAGTAACCGCAAGCAGGCTTTAATTCCCCAAGGTGCAGAAATTCTACCCAACCCCACTGGAACTGCACCCGGTATCATTTGGCAACCCCGTCCTGAAATCACTATTTTTACCTTTCCCGGTGTTCCCAGTGAAATGCACCCGATGTGGAAAGAAACAGCCGTCCCATTTCTTAAAAGTCAAGGTTGGGGTAAAGAAGCTATTTACAGCCGGAGTTTAAAGTTTTGGGGTATTGGTGAATCTGCTTTGGCGGAAAAGGTTGCTTCTTATTTGAATTTGCCAAATCCCACCGTAGCCCCTTATGCAGGTAAAGGGGAAGTAAGATTACGAATTTCTGCCAAAGCAAATTCCGAAGCAGCAGCAGAGGCTTTGATTGCGCCTATTGAAAAACAAATTAAAGAAATCGCTGGACTAGATTTTTACGGTATCAATGATGATACTCCTGCTTCGGTTGTTGGTGAGTTGTTACGCGCATCAAAAGAAACGCTTTCGGTGGCAGAATCTTGCACTGGTGGTGGACTAGGGCAAATGTTAACTGAAATTTCTGGGAGTTCTGATTATTTTTGGGGTGGAATCATTTCTTATGACAATTCGGTGAAGGTTCGGCTATTGGGGGTTAACCAGGAAGATTTAGATAAATTTGGCGCGGTAAGTGCTACTGTTGCAGAACAAATGGCCATTGGAGTCAAAACCCGACTTTCAACAACTTGGGGATTGAGTATCACTGGTATTGCTGGCCCTGCTGGAGGGACAGATACTAAACCAGTGGGTTTGGTTTATGTCGGTTTGGCTGGGCCAAAAGATGAAGTGGCAAGTTTTGAGTATCATTTTGGTACAGTGCGAGGACGCGCTCTAATTCGTCATGTCAGTGCAAATGCAGCGTTGGATAATTTGCGCCGGAGGTTGTTGAACAGATAG
- the clpB gene encoding ATP-dependent chaperone ClpB has translation MQPTDPNKFTDKAWEAIVKSQDIVRAYQQQQLDVEHLILALLEEPTSLAIRILARSEVDPIRLQQQLEAFTQRQPKVGKSDQLYLGRSLDVLLDQAEEIRATMKDSYISVEHILLAFVDDERVGRRILKGFNADAAKLEAAIKTVRGSQKVTDQNPESRYEALQKFGRDLTEQAKAGKLDPVIGRDDEIRRVIQVLSRRSKNNPVLIGEPGVGKTAIAEALAQRMVNGDVPESLKDRQLISLDMGSLIAGAKYRGEFEDRLKSVLREVMESNGQIVLFIDELHTVVGTGSNQQGAMDAGNLLKPMLARGELRCIGATTLDEFRKHIEKDAALERRFQQVFVDQPTVENTISILRGLKERYEVHHNVKISDSALVAAATLSARYISDRFLPDKAIDLVDEAAAQLKMEITSKPAELETIDRRLMQLEMEKLSLAGEEKGTPQTKERLQRIEQEITNLTEKQQTFNEQWQGEKQLLEAISALKKEEDALRVQIEQAERAYDLNKAAQLKYGKLEGVQRDREAKEAKLLEIQSLGSTLLREQVTEADIAEIVAKWTGIPVNRLLESERQKLLQLESHLHQRVIGQEEAVEAVAAAIRRARAGMKDPSRPIGSFLFMGPTGVGKTELARALAQFLFDSDDALVRLDMSEYMEKHSVSRLVGAPPGYIGYEEGGQLSEAIRRKPYSVVLLDEVEKAHPDVFNILLQVLDDGRITDSQGRAVDFRNTVIVMTSNIGSEHILDVSGDDSKYETMRKRVMENLRSHFRPEFLNRVDDLILFHTLSRSEMRHIIRIQLKRVENLLRDQKIFFEISPAACDYLVEAGYDPVYGARPLKRAIQREVENPLATKLLENTFISGDTIVIDKNENGLSFSKKVPVKVSVTQIAT, from the coding sequence ATGCAACCTACAGATCCTAATAAATTTACAGATAAAGCCTGGGAAGCGATTGTGAAATCTCAGGATATAGTGCGTGCTTATCAACAACAGCAACTAGATGTTGAACATTTAATTCTTGCCCTGTTAGAAGAACCCACTAGTCTAGCAATACGTATTCTGGCTCGATCTGAGGTCGATCCAATCCGCTTGCAGCAGCAACTAGAAGCTTTTACCCAACGTCAGCCAAAAGTTGGTAAAAGCGATCAGCTTTACCTTGGTCGCAGTTTAGATGTCTTGCTAGACCAGGCCGAGGAAATTAGAGCTACGATGAAAGATTCCTACATTTCTGTGGAACACATCCTGCTGGCTTTTGTTGACGATGAACGCGTTGGACGGCGGATACTCAAAGGCTTTAATGCGGATGCAGCTAAATTAGAAGCTGCGATCAAAACTGTTCGCGGTAGCCAAAAAGTAACAGATCAAAACCCAGAATCGCGCTATGAAGCTTTACAAAAGTTTGGCAGAGACTTAACAGAACAGGCAAAAGCTGGTAAGCTCGACCCGGTGATTGGACGGGATGACGAAATTCGTCGGGTAATTCAGGTATTGTCCCGCCGCAGCAAAAATAACCCGGTATTGATTGGCGAACCTGGCGTTGGTAAAACTGCGATCGCCGAAGCTTTAGCACAGCGGATGGTCAACGGTGATGTTCCTGAGTCGCTAAAAGATCGCCAGTTGATTTCTTTAGATATGGGCAGTTTGATTGCTGGGGCTAAATACCGGGGTGAATTTGAAGACCGCTTGAAATCTGTTCTCCGGGAAGTCATGGAATCAAACGGTCAAATCGTCCTGTTTATTGACGAATTGCACACCGTAGTGGGCACGGGTTCCAATCAACAAGGGGCGATGGATGCGGGAAATCTACTCAAACCCATGCTGGCGCGGGGAGAACTGCGTTGCATTGGCGCCACAACCCTAGATGAGTTCCGCAAACACATCGAGAAAGACGCCGCCTTAGAACGCCGTTTTCAGCAAGTATTTGTCGATCAGCCAACTGTAGAAAATACTATTTCCATTCTTAGGGGGTTGAAAGAACGCTACGAAGTTCATCACAACGTCAAAATTTCTGATTCGGCTTTGGTAGCAGCAGCAACTTTGTCAGCACGTTATATTAGCGATCGCTTTTTACCAGATAAAGCTATTGACTTAGTAGATGAGGCAGCCGCACAACTGAAAATGGAGATTACCTCCAAACCAGCCGAACTAGAAACCATTGACCGCCGCCTCATGCAGTTAGAAATGGAAAAGCTATCATTAGCTGGCGAAGAAAAGGGTACTCCCCAAACTAAAGAACGTTTGCAGCGAATTGAGCAAGAAATCACCAATTTGACAGAAAAACAGCAAACATTTAACGAACAATGGCAAGGTGAAAAGCAGCTATTAGAGGCGATAAGTGCTTTAAAGAAAGAAGAAGATGCGCTGCGAGTGCAAATTGAACAGGCCGAACGCGCCTATGACTTAAATAAAGCTGCACAATTGAAGTACGGTAAATTGGAAGGAGTTCAACGCGATCGCGAAGCCAAAGAAGCGAAACTTTTAGAAATTCAAAGCCTTGGTTCCACCTTGCTGCGAGAACAAGTCACCGAAGCCGATATTGCTGAAATCGTCGCCAAGTGGACAGGAATTCCTGTCAATCGCCTGTTGGAATCGGAACGACAAAAATTACTGCAACTAGAAAGTCATTTGCATCAACGAGTTATTGGCCAAGAAGAGGCTGTAGAAGCAGTAGCAGCAGCAATTCGTCGCGCCCGTGCGGGAATGAAAGACCCCTCGCGTCCCATTGGTTCATTTTTGTTCATGGGGCCTACAGGTGTAGGCAAAACCGAACTCGCCCGTGCTTTAGCTCAGTTTCTCTTTGATTCTGATGATGCATTGGTGCGCCTGGATATGTCCGAGTATATGGAAAAACACTCAGTTTCTCGGTTAGTGGGAGCGCCTCCGGGATACATCGGCTACGAAGAAGGCGGTCAACTGTCGGAAGCGATTCGCCGTAAACCCTATTCTGTAGTGCTATTGGACGAAGTAGAAAAAGCACATCCAGATGTGTTTAATATTTTACTACAAGTATTAGATGACGGTAGAATTACTGACTCTCAAGGAAGAGCAGTAGATTTTCGCAACACTGTTATTGTCATGACCAGTAACATCGGTAGCGAACATATATTAGATGTATCAGGTGATGATTCCAAGTATGAAACCATGCGGAAACGGGTAATGGAGAACTTGCGATCGCATTTTCGCCCGGAATTTCTCAACCGGGTTGACGATTTAATTCTCTTCCATACCCTCAGCCGTTCAGAAATGCGGCATATTATCCGTATTCAACTCAAACGTGTAGAAAATCTCCTCCGCGATCAAAAAATCTTCTTTGAAATCTCCCCAGCTGCTTGTGATTACCTAGTAGAAGCAGGCTACGACCCAGTTTACGGTGCCCGTCCACTCAAACGAGCAATTCAGCGAGAAGTAGAAAACCCCCTCGCCACCAAATTATTGGAAAATACCTTTATTTCTGGAGATACGATTGTTATTGACAAAAATGAAAACGGTCTCTCTTTTAGTAAAAAAGTGCCAGTGAAGGTGTCAGTCACACAAATTGCTACGTAG
- the gloA gene encoding lactoylglutathione lyase gives MRLLHTMLRVGNLEESLKFYCEVLGMKLLRRKDYPGGEFTLAFVGYGDESDNTVIELTYNWGVEKYELGNGYGHIALGVDDIYTTCEEIRNQGGKIVREPGPMNHGSTVIAFVEDPDGYKIELIQLGTQGSAIKQESQEQLVSQ, from the coding sequence ATGCGTTTATTACATACAATGCTGCGGGTAGGCAACCTTGAAGAGTCCTTGAAGTTTTACTGTGAAGTTCTGGGTATGAAATTATTGCGACGAAAAGATTATCCAGGAGGAGAATTTACCCTAGCTTTTGTGGGCTATGGTGATGAAAGCGATAATACAGTCATTGAATTAACTTACAATTGGGGAGTAGAAAAGTACGAATTGGGTAATGGTTACGGTCACATTGCCCTTGGGGTTGATGATATTTACACTACGTGTGAAGAAATCCGCAATCAGGGCGGTAAAATCGTGCGAGAACCAGGACCAATGAATCATGGTTCGACAGTTATCGCTTTTGTGGAAGATCCAGATGGGTATAAAATTGAACTGATTCAACTGGGAACTCAAGGGTCAGCAATCAAACAGGAATCACAAGAGCAACTTGTAAGTCAGTAA
- the eno gene encoding phosphopyruvate hydratase — MSHILDTAIEAIAAREILDSRGRPTIEAEVHVANGAVGLAQVPSGASTGSFEAHELRDGDKSRYGGKGVLKAVQNVKEVLAPKLLNLDVLNQELLDRTMIAIDGSDNKSNLGANAILAVSLAAAKAGAESLAIPLYRYLGGPLANLLPVPLMNVINGGAHAANNVDFQEFMIVPIGATSFREALRWGAEVFATLSKVLDEKGLLTGVGDEGGFAPNLESNQVALELLVAAIEQAGYKPGEQVALALDVAASEFYKNGQYVYDGKPHAPTEFIDYLAQLVDQYPIVSIEDGLHEEDWQSWQLLTQKLGSRVQLVGDDLFVTNVTRLQRGIQDKAGNAILIKLNQIGSLTETLQTIDLATRNGFRSVISHRSGETEDTTIADLAVATRAGQIKTGSLCRSERVAKYNRLLRIEDELGDRAVYAGAVGLGPK, encoded by the coding sequence ATGAGTCACATTCTAGATACTGCCATTGAAGCGATCGCAGCTCGTGAAATTCTTGATTCACGCGGTAGACCAACAATTGAAGCCGAAGTGCATGTAGCCAACGGTGCTGTAGGGCTGGCGCAGGTTCCCAGTGGTGCCTCCACTGGCTCTTTTGAGGCACACGAATTGCGTGATGGTGATAAAAGCCGTTATGGCGGTAAAGGAGTCCTGAAGGCGGTACAAAACGTCAAAGAGGTACTTGCCCCAAAATTGCTCAACTTGGATGTCCTCAACCAAGAACTATTAGACCGCACAATGATTGCGATCGATGGTTCTGATAACAAATCCAATTTGGGGGCGAATGCGATTTTGGCGGTTTCCCTCGCAGCAGCTAAAGCTGGTGCAGAATCTCTAGCAATTCCTCTGTATCGCTATTTGGGTGGCCCACTAGCAAATTTACTACCAGTACCGTTGATGAATGTCATTAACGGCGGCGCACACGCAGCCAACAACGTAGATTTTCAAGAATTTATGATTGTCCCAATTGGGGCAACTTCCTTTCGGGAAGCCTTGCGTTGGGGTGCCGAGGTGTTTGCTACCCTCAGCAAAGTGTTAGATGAGAAGGGTTTGCTGACTGGTGTGGGCGATGAAGGCGGTTTTGCCCCTAACTTAGAGTCCAATCAGGTGGCTTTGGAATTGCTGGTTGCTGCCATTGAACAAGCTGGGTACAAGCCAGGGGAGCAAGTCGCTTTGGCGTTGGATGTGGCGGCTAGCGAGTTTTACAAGAATGGTCAGTATGTTTACGATGGTAAACCTCATGCTCCCACTGAGTTTATTGATTACCTGGCTCAACTAGTTGACCAATATCCCATTGTCTCAATTGAAGATGGTTTACACGAGGAAGATTGGCAAAGTTGGCAATTGCTCACCCAGAAGTTAGGTTCGCGGGTGCAGTTGGTAGGAGATGACTTATTTGTGACCAATGTTACTCGCCTGCAAAGAGGCATCCAAGACAAAGCCGGGAATGCTATTTTGATTAAACTCAATCAAATTGGTTCTCTCACCGAAACCTTACAAACAATTGACTTGGCAACTCGCAACGGTTTCCGTTCAGTAATTAGCCATCGTTCTGGTGAAACCGAAGACACAACCATCGCCGATTTAGCCGTAGCCACCCGTGCCGGTCAAATCAAAACAGGTTCCCTGTGTCGCAGCGAACGGGTAGCAAAATATAATCGCTTGCTGCGAATTGAAGATGAACTAGGCGATCGCGCCGTGTATGCTGGTGCTGTGGGTTTGGGACCGAAGTAG
- the argC gene encoding N-acetyl-gamma-glutamyl-phosphate reductase, producing MGKFRRVPVGIVGASGYGGVQLVRLLMDHPEVELVYLGGENSIGKSLGDLYPHLTHAANLPIEAVEPEIIANRCEVVFLSLPDGLAWQIAPTLLEKGCKVLDLSADYRFSDLATYTTWYGIERSDRSTAATAVYGLPELYRDRITEAQLIGCPGCYPTASLLALSPLLKQGLIVPETAIIDAKSGTSGSGRQPKTNLLLAEADNSIAPYSVGRHRDTPEIEQICSDLAGHELTIQFTPHLIPMVRGILATVYATMRDPGLVGDDLLTIFSAFYRNSPWIKVCGSGVYPQTKWANGSNLCYIGVEVDPRTGRVIVMSAIDNLIKGQAGQAIQCLNLMMGWDETLGLPKLGFYP from the coding sequence ATGGGCAAATTTAGACGCGTACCCGTTGGGATTGTTGGCGCGTCGGGCTATGGCGGAGTACAGTTAGTACGACTACTGATGGATCATCCAGAAGTCGAACTGGTTTATTTAGGTGGTGAGAACAGCATCGGCAAATCCCTGGGGGATCTTTACCCGCACTTGACTCATGCAGCTAATCTGCCAATAGAGGCGGTAGAACCAGAGATAATTGCTAACCGCTGTGAAGTAGTTTTCCTGTCTTTACCAGATGGTCTGGCTTGGCAAATCGCGCCCACACTGTTGGAAAAAGGATGTAAAGTACTGGATCTAAGTGCAGACTATCGGTTCAGTGATTTGGCAACTTATACAACCTGGTATGGTATTGAGAGAAGCGATCGCTCTACTGCTGCAACAGCTGTTTATGGATTACCAGAACTTTACCGCGATCGCATTACCGAAGCTCAACTCATTGGCTGTCCTGGTTGCTATCCCACTGCGAGTCTGCTTGCACTTTCGCCACTGTTAAAGCAAGGTTTAATTGTCCCAGAAACAGCTATTATCGATGCCAAGTCTGGCACATCCGGCAGCGGACGGCAACCCAAAACTAACTTATTACTAGCTGAAGCAGACAACTCCATAGCACCTTATAGTGTTGGCCGTCACCGTGATACCCCAGAAATTGAGCAAATTTGCAGTGATTTAGCTGGTCACGAACTGACGATCCAATTTACACCACACCTCATCCCAATGGTACGCGGTATTTTAGCAACCGTATACGCCACAATGCGCGACCCCGGTCTTGTGGGAGATGATTTGCTTACAATTTTCTCAGCCTTCTACCGCAATTCTCCTTGGATAAAAGTCTGCGGTAGCGGCGTTTATCCCCAAACAAAATGGGCGAACGGCAGCAATCTTTGTTACATCGGTGTAGAAGTTGACCCGCGCACAGGTCGCGTGATTGTCATGTCAGCAATTGACAACCTGATTAAAGGGCAAGCGGGTCAAGCGATTCAGTGTTTAAACCTGATGATGGGCTGGGATGAAACCTTGGGGTTGCCGAAGTTGGGGTTTTATCCGTAA
- the ribBA gene encoding bifunctional 3,4-dihydroxy-2-butanone-4-phosphate synthase/GTP cyclohydrolase II, translating to MSQPKTTQVSQFDPIDAALADLKAGRVIVVVDDENRENEGDLICAAQFATPDMINFMAVEARGLICLAMTGDRLDELDLPLMVSNITDTNQTAFTVSIDAGPDLGVTTGISAEDRARTIQVTLNPATKPTDLRRPGHIFPIRAKAGGVLKRAGHTEAAVDLARLAGLYPAGVICEIQNPDGSMARLQQLIEYARHHNLKIISIADLISYRLKYDRLVYREVITKLPSQFGQFEIYAYRHTLDNTEHVAIVKGDPANFKDEPVMVRMHSECLTGDALGSLRCDCRMQLQAALKMIETAGQGVVVYLRQEGRGIGLINKLKAYSLQDMGLDTVEANERLGFPADLRDYGMGAQMLMDLGIKKIRLITNNPRKIAGVKGYGLEVVDRVPLLIEANDYNSYYLATKAKKLGHMLLQTYLVTVAIHWQDDPQLVTKRYERLEKLRHLARTHDLLLQEEARPLAIALFDEPSLTIHLGFDQPKVASCDWYRQSGHPYLQAIFQILDELATLPYIQKIEFLISSGCDPLSNLQVQLDRQMFLDGTLPSSISDRLETQQIYSFSK from the coding sequence GTGTCACAGCCTAAGACTACCCAAGTTTCTCAATTTGATCCAATTGATGCCGCCTTGGCAGACCTAAAAGCTGGTCGTGTCATTGTCGTGGTAGATGATGAAAATAGGGAAAATGAAGGCGACTTGATTTGCGCTGCCCAATTTGCCACACCGGACATGATTAATTTTATGGCGGTGGAAGCTAGAGGGCTGATTTGTTTGGCAATGACAGGCGATCGCCTAGACGAATTAGACTTACCTTTAATGGTAAGCAATATTACAGATACTAACCAAACCGCCTTCACCGTCAGTATTGACGCCGGTCCAGATTTGGGCGTGACTACAGGCATCTCAGCCGAAGACCGCGCCCGCACTATCCAGGTTACTCTCAATCCGGCGACAAAACCCACTGATTTACGTCGTCCTGGACACATTTTTCCGATTCGGGCTAAGGCTGGAGGCGTACTCAAACGCGCAGGACACACAGAAGCCGCTGTGGACTTAGCTAGGTTAGCAGGGTTATACCCAGCTGGGGTAATTTGTGAAATTCAAAACCCTGATGGCTCGATGGCGCGGTTACAGCAGTTAATTGAATATGCTAGACATCACAATTTAAAAATTATCAGTATTGCAGATTTAATTAGTTATCGCCTCAAGTATGATCGCCTGGTGTATCGTGAGGTCATTACTAAGCTACCTAGTCAGTTCGGTCAGTTTGAAATTTACGCCTACCGCCACACCTTGGACAACACAGAACACGTTGCAATTGTCAAGGGCGATCCAGCTAATTTCAAAGATGAGCCGGTGATGGTACGGATGCACTCAGAATGCTTAACTGGTGATGCTTTGGGTTCTTTGCGCTGCGACTGTCGGATGCAGTTACAAGCAGCACTGAAAATGATTGAGACTGCTGGTCAAGGTGTCGTTGTATACCTACGCCAAGAAGGACGGGGAATCGGCTTGATTAATAAGCTGAAAGCCTACTCGTTGCAAGATATGGGACTCGATACAGTAGAAGCCAACGAGCGTTTGGGATTTCCTGCTGACTTGCGAGACTACGGAATGGGGGCGCAAATGCTCATGGATTTGGGTATAAAAAAGATACGCCTAATTACTAATAATCCCCGTAAAATTGCTGGAGTCAAGGGCTATGGATTGGAAGTAGTCGATCGCGTACCATTATTAATTGAAGCGAATGACTACAATTCTTATTACCTAGCAACAAAGGCTAAAAAGCTGGGTCACATGTTGTTACAGACTTATCTGGTAACAGTGGCAATTCACTGGCAAGATGACCCACAGTTGGTGACAAAACGCTATGAACGCCTAGAGAAACTGCGACATTTAGCGAGAACCCACGATCTATTATTGCAGGAAGAAGCGCGTCCGTTGGCGATCGCCCTATTTGACGAGCCATCTCTAACAATACACTTAGGTTTCGACCAGCCAAAAGTTGCTAGCTGTGATTGGTATCGCCAAAGCGGCCATCCTTACCTGCAAGCAATCTTCCAGATTCTAGATGAACTCGCAACATTACCGTACATCCAGAAAATAGAATTTCTGATTTCTTCTGGTTGCGATCCTTTGAGCAATTTACAAGTTCAACTAGATCGGCAGATGTTCTTGGATGGTACACTGCCTTCATCGATTAGCGATCGCTTGGAAACACAGCAAATTTATAGCTTTAGCAAATAG